The window ACTGCCTGGACACAATCCTGCGCCATGTACTCTGGGAtcacctgctggagcagggaggtggcatcagatgacccactgtggtcccttccaaccccagccattctgggattctgtaacAGGGCGGGTTACCTCATCACAAACGgaacctgcaggagctggtgctgccccagggccccACTGCACTCCCCCCACCTCCTTTCCTGTACATCcgagcagccccaggagcccacAGGGCACCCCTGAGGACACCTGACTTCCCTTTGCCAGCCCACTAATCCCCACCTGCTGGCAGGCTCATGCACCCACTTCTTCTCTTGGCACGCCCACAGGATGGGGTTCCTCCTGCCATGCCCCTGGCGTGTCAGGgggcaccagccctgccagcactcTGTGCCTGACCAGTTCCCAGGGGTGCGGCAATGTCACcgctgccacagctctgcctggcaggggccagcacaggcagctttcCCTGCCTCCCGTGTCTGTagccagcagaggagctgccctggcagccccaggtcctgcctgcagcatcagccccagctgtgtccaCGTCTCCCGCACACAGAAGGTCCAGCCAGGCTCCTTCTCACGAAAGTCTATTAAAGCAGGCGTGCAGGCTGAGGTGGCTACcgcagcacagcactgggctcCTGTTCCCGCCGGGTGCTGCTGTGTTAGCCACCCAGGACGGCCAGGGCGCTGTCACCTCCTGGGGGTGTCTCTGTGTCCCAGGTCCTCTGCATCCCCTGGGGAGCTGCCGCGCTCTCCCGTTCCCGGCAGGGGCTGGGGTCCCGGGGCTGTCACAGCGCCGGCAGGCGCGCTGGCCTGGCAGGAAGCCCTGCGGGGGTCGGTGCACAGCCCGGGGGCCGCCAGGGTCTGCTGGGCGCTGCccggggctgtggcacaggccCCCGCACCGGGGGACGGGCACTGATCgggggcagagctctgtgcggccgagcagcctggggctgcccgcCCGGCTGACTGAGCCGGGGCAATCCCTGGTGCCCTGGGGGTCGCCTGGGCCTCCTGGGCGCTTCCTGGCGTGGTGACAACCTGTCCAGGGGACGGCTATTGATCGGGGGCCGAGCTAACTGAGGCTCAGCATCCTCGGCTTGCCCAGCCAGGTGGaggagctcctggctcctggcagAACCGCCCGGAGGCAGCCAGGGACTCCTGGTCACTCCCCGGGGCAGTGGCACAGGCTTCCTGTGCAGAGGACAGCTGGTGGTCGGCTGCAAAGCTGTCTGGGGTTCAGCTTCCTGGGGCTGCCCGACCACCAGGTGAAGGAGCCACGGCAACTCCTGGTCTCCAGCAGAGTAACCTGGGGGTCGCTGGGAGCTCCTGGCGGCTCCCTGGCTTGGTGGTCCTGTCACTCTATCCATGGAACAGCTACTGATCAGGGGCTGAGCTTCCTCGGGCTGCCCATTGAGGTGAAGGAGCcatggcagctcctggctcccagcagagcagtccgggggctgtggcagtgctggagggtCAGATTTGGGCAGGCAGcggctgccctgcagccccataGGAGGCAGCTTTTCCTGTGCCACCCTCGACCTGTGGACCTTGGTGGCTCTGTTCCCTgagggtgcagagctggggagcttGTCCTGGGATCGATGCTTCGCCGACTGAGGCTTCTTCAGGGAACAGCCCGTGACCATCAGCCTCAGCCCCACAGTCAGACATGAGGACACGGCTGCCTGCAGGGGGACACAAGGGGCAGTGGGGGCTCAGGGTGCCTGGggggtggctgtccccagcccccagcctACCTCCTTATAAAGGAGCTCAAAGGCGCCAATGGAGCAGGTGGGGTTGTCCTTGCGGTCGAGCACGAGGCGCAGCGTGTCCCGCTGGACGTTGGCGCACAGCTGGCGCGTCACCGCCGAGGAGGGGCTCATGGTGGGGCAGGAGTTGatctccagcagccagggctggaggtcCTCCCCGATGAGGAAGTCGGCCCCGAAGAGCTCAAAGCTGCCCTTGCGGGAGCCCACCTCGTCCCGGGCACAGCGCAGGGCGCTCAGGATCGCCGCCTTCATGCCGGGCACCATCACCCGCTGCCAAGCGTTCGCCCGCCCCAGCCACGCCAGGTGGGCCTGGAACTGCTTGTTGGACCAGATCTTGTCGGGGGGCACGCGGGGGTCCGGCTGCCACGTTTTGTACCGCTTCTGGATGGAGACGTTGCAGAGGTGCCTGGcgctgggacagggagagcgGGTCTGGGTCAGGGGGGACGCTGCCCCGACCGAGGGGCTGGGCAGCGCCAGCCGGGGCTCAGGGGGGACACTCACGGCTCCAGGTGGCACAGCGAGAAGGGCCGGGAGCAGAAGCGCAGGTAGCAGTCTCGGTAGAACCAGACAGTCAGTGGCTTCCAGTCGGTCACCACAAACCACTGCCGGATGTCGAATTTGGTGTTGAAGATGGTCAGCGGCCGCTCCACGTACTTCTGCACCACCCACTCGCACACGCCCGCCGGGGTGCCCACGCAGCTCTGcgccagctccagcacctcctccaGCCGCGTCGCGCACACGATGCCTGGGCAACACAGGGACGGTGGGACCCCTTCTCCGCGGGCATGCGTGTGCCCCACGCCTCCCCCAGCCTTACCCCTGCCGCGGGATTTGGCGCTGGGCTTGACGATCCAGACGTTGAGGCTGCCCTCTATGCCGAGCTGCggcagcttctcctccaggcgctgcagcagctcctggcaccgctcctgctgctccctgcccagctccagcctggcccccTCACtgtggggggacacggggggtcAGCACCGGCCCCACCACCGTCCCCCCTGCCCCGTCCCGCCCAGCACCCACTGTGCCACACGGTAGTATTCCGGCAGGAAGCGGTCCCAGTCAATGCACGTCCGGCAGGGCGACGGGGTGCTCCTGTCGATGTCCTGGTGCCCCAGAACACCCAGGTGCTGCTCACAGACCTCCAGggcctcctccagcagctcggGATACAGGGGGAGTGCGGCCCTGCTGTGGACAGCATGAGATGAGATTCATGACTCCTATGCCAGCCTTGGGAGCAAAGCACTGAGCCTTCCTGTGGGACAGGTGCCTTTGGAGCTAGGGCAGGGGTTGGAGTAAGGGATTCTAAGCCACAGACATGAGCAGAGGCTCAGCCTCCAAGCTGAGCTCTCAGACACTCCCTGAACTCCCCGGTTCATCCCTCGCCTCCGCCCCGCTCAGCCAGCTCCATGCACTCACCGGGCACCTCGTCGGGTTTTGagggctgctctgtccccactGGCCTGTCCCCGCCCTTCTGCAGGGCCAGTTTGAGAAGGCTGCGAGCTGCTGTCAGGCAGAAATCGTCTGCAAGAGGGAAGCATCATCCCTAGCcagtcctgcacaggacatggGAAGACTGGAGCACAAGGGGTGacaggagggcagcagccccacGCTCACCAATGAAGGCTTCCGTCTCGTCCTTAAACCCCAGCCGGTAGCACCGGGGGAAAAAGGTGTTGAAGTCAACTTGCTCAAACCAGGACAAGTTTTGCAGGCTTTGGCACAGCCCCTCCTGTTTAGAGAAGCTGGTCATTTCCTTCTGGACACCTGCACCccttgtgtcccctccctgagGCCCCCATGCTCCCACCTTGGTGCAAAGCGCGGCCAGCCGGGGATAGCGGTTCACCACCTCAATCCtcgccagcagctcctggtcaACGCTGCTCAGGCGAATGGTCCAGAGGAAGTTTGGCACCTGGTCCTGCACCAGGAAGGACTGCAGGAGGGAGTGGGCTGGGGTGAGCCAGGGAgcccccatcctgccccaggctgagccctgctcctgaGGGTGCCAGGGGAGGACGTggggagctgtggcagagctcagccctaGCCCCCTTAGCTAACCATGAGGTCATGGATGTCTTCAGAGTCCTCACTGCACTGCTCCTTGTCTTCCTTCTCGTCTTcatcttccctttccccatcGTTCTCCTTATTGTGTGCTGTGCAACatgggtgctgcaggggctctgcGGTGCCCAAGGAAGGCTGTGCCCCACCAGGTGGGTTCAGCACTGCCTCCCCCTGCTCATCACCGCCACCGCTTGCCCCCTTgtccagctgctgtttgctttggtcggcaggctgctgcttcagctgcttgCGATTGAGGGGCAGCTTC of the Camarhynchus parvulus chromosome 3, STF_HiC, whole genome shotgun sequence genome contains:
- the LOC115902795 gene encoding tubulin monoglycylase TTLL3-like, with the protein product MAGSPDVVRQRQTGQVAAATIGYHDGQQYAAESERLRKARLRVEKAIKEKKIFTVHGPYPVIRRLLRARGWVERKLPLNRKQLKQQPADQSKQQLDKGASGGGDEQGEAVLNPPGGAQPSLGTAEPLQHPCCTAHNKENDGEREDEDEKEDKEQCSEDSEDIHDLMSFLVQDQVPNFLWTIRLSSVDQELLARIEVVNRYPRLAALCTKEGLCQSLQNLSWFEQVDFNTFFPRCYRLGFKDETEAFIDDFCLTAARSLLKLALQKGGDRPVGTEQPSKPDEVPGEAALPLYPELLEEALEVCEQHLGVLGHQDIDRSTPSPCRTCIDWDRFLPEYYRVAHEGARLELGREQQERCQELLQRLEEKLPQLGIEGSLNVWIVKPSAKSRGRGIVCATRLEEVLELAQSCVGTPAGVCEWVVQKYVERPLTIFNTKFDIRQWFVVTDWKPLTVWFYRDCYLRFCSRPFSLCHLEPARHLCNVSIQKRYKTWQPDPRVPPDKIWSNKQFQAHLAWLGRANAWQRVMVPGMKAAILSALRCARDEVGSRKGSFELFGADFLIGEDLQPWLLEINSCPTMSPSSAVTRQLCANVQRDTLRLVLDRKDNPTCSIGAFELLYKEAAVSSCLTVGLRLMVTGCSLKKPQSAKHRSQDKLPSSAPSGNRATKVHSCGRRERPGGGGDFAAGLMAGWSQGGSRAVPLGRAGGRRPAEKAVSEEKGNQRHSQL